Below is a window of Perca fluviatilis chromosome 6, GENO_Pfluv_1.0, whole genome shotgun sequence DNA.
tacaaaatagctgttgacatttttgtgttGTAGTGTGTAAACCAAGTTTACTCATTTTTTGTCTGCCTGACTCATTGtcatttttattagttttttttttttttaacctggcaaTATGGTTTCAGTTGAGTTTCTCTTCaaggttttagtttttatttagtttcagttcactaaaaatactttttttctgtcCCAGGTCTCTATGTTCTGCCACGGGGCGAGAGTAGGATTCTACCAAGGCGACATTTCTCTTCTCATGGATGACATTAAAACTCTCAAACCCACCTTCTTTCCTGTTGTGCCTCGTTTGCTCAATCGCATCTATGACAAGGTCAGTAAAGAGATTCAGGGCAGCGGAGGCCTCAGGGTTTGAGAATCCCCCGGACCGGCAGaataaatctgggtggggaactGAGTAACACTAGGTACACTTAGCAGCAGTGAAAATTAGATtaaaagaacaataaaataaggCGCAAGTCTACAAAATGGGATGAATTACGTAGGGCCTTTAAAGTCATCTTTGATTAGCGGACCCAAACGGAATCTGcagatttgtttatttttacagatttcagcGGTGATCCGGAATGAAATTTAGTGGACCGTTTTTCTGCTTGGGGTGGAGaagtgttaaaggaacacgccgacttattgggactttagcttattcagcgtatcccccagagttaaagtccatacatacccttctcatctctgtgcgtgttgtaactctgtctgactcccccactgctagcctagcttagcacagatcctggaggtaaccggctccatctagcctagcttagcacagatcctggaggtaactggctccaactagcctagcttagcacagatcctggaggtgactggctccatctagcctagcttagcacagatcctggaggtaactggctccatctagcctagcttagcacagatcctggaggtaactggctccatctagcctactgctcccaataagtgacaaaataatgccaacatgttcctatttacatgttgtgatttgtatagtcacagggtgtacaaataacaaggtgactatgcttttactatctagtaattgttgactccattactccaactctgagcgaactctctgctcctcaccacagggcttcaggtgctgcgagcaaatcccTCCGCCCAAGTAGTAGAAGTAGCAGTGCCTTCTGataatatagttcccagtatgtatatggttagaagacggctgtgtctcatatgaccttgttatttgtacaccctgtgactatagtgagcagtaggctagatggagccggttacctccaggatctgtgctaagctaggctagatggagccggtaacctccaggatctgtgctaagctaggctagatggagccggtaacctccaggatctgtgctaagctaggctagatggagccggtaaCCTCCTGGATCTGggctaggcttagctagcgctgggggcgtcagacagttacaacacgcacggagatgcaCATACAAGGTTaagtatggacttgtctaactctgggggttactgtgaataagctaaagtcccaataagtcggcgtgttcctttaacattgtgacttttattttggttaacccttgtgttgacttcgggtcacattgagcCGTTTTCAAttgttgttttatatcagaaaatatgggatgtagaaataaccactgaaaatgtgtagaagaaaaattttacaatttaaaacgttggaaaaagcaaaaacaaacggtGAAATAAAGGCGtcaaaaaagttttttcaaggttgatggAAAGACAACTCAAGGGTTAACtcaagctatagtgcgtagtttctgtctcccccacgaggaattctaagtaatgccAACACTGTCGGGGTGGAAATGTTTTAACATTCTGActgccattttcttttcttaatttgtttaaaatctgctGAAGATTTGTGCAGATTCCGTGCGGCCCTGTTGATTAGTGAACTTTTCTCACGTTTTTTTGTAGATTGTTCCACTATGAAGGCCACCGTAATTCCTGGTCGGTTCTGTTTTACGTGTGACTGATTTCCACACAGATCCTGGGTTCTGTGACCTCTCCGATGCGACGGGCCTTGCTTCACTACGCTGTGAGGAGGAAGCAGGCAGAGCTCAGCAGTGGGGTCGTACGCAACAACAGTCTGTGGGACAAACTGGTGTTCAACAGGATTCAGGTCAGTTGCATTTAATAGTTCACCCTGGATCATATTTCCCCACAGTTCCCCACAGTTCAGTCTTCTGCTGAAATGCaacaattgcttgttgaattaaaaTTTGAACATACAATTAAATACTTTCCAACACTTTTATTGAACACAGTTCCTTCAATGTAGGTCTAAAGTAAGGCCAAATTCCATCCGCAAATAAGGCTGCAACtcacgattattttcattgttgataaATCggtttattttctccattaatggatcagttgtttggtctctaaaaagtcggaaaatggttaaaaaatgtggatcagcgtttcccaaaaagcccaagatgacgtcctcaaatggcttttttttgttcacaactcaaagatattcagtttactgtcacagagaagaaactagaacatattcacatattaaggagctggaatcagaagttttttgttttttcttcataaaaaaattactcaaaccgaatatcaaaatagtttgcgATTCATTAattagttgacaactaatcgaacaatctttgcagctctaccattaaacaaaaacaaatctttttttctcatttactACAGATTTGTTTTCAGTGTTTAATGGCATATTGTCTGTTAATCCGGGACTCTACAGTTGTCCCTATTTCTATTTTACAGCACTTAACACAGTGCTACACGTAGACCAGCATCCCTGCGAATAGTCACCACATTTGTATCCAAACTTCACAAGAGGAGCACAACTATTCCAGCAACCAATGCCAAATCCACCCGGAGCATATTGGTCCTGTGGGAGTGTATTGGAGAAGCACGCACACCGAAAGATTTTTGGCTCGGTTTTGGTCAGTGCAGATGGGAAAACATGGTCTAGGTTGCAAAACGCTGTTAAAAAGAAATTTCAGCTTGCGCCCACAATGTGATCGCATTTGAACTGTTTTACATAAATTCTGCTTCTCTTGTGTTTCAGGCCAGTTTAGGAGGTAATCTGCGGTTCGCTCTGACAGCTTCAGCACCCATCTCGCCCACGGTGCTGTCCTTCCTCAGAGCCACTCTGGGCTGTCTGATCTTCGAAGGTTACGGACAGACGGAGTGCACGGCCGGCTGCACTTTCTCCATGCCCGGAGACTGGAGCGCAGGTAGAACGTCATCCGATCATTTACCTTTTTGTTCTCTGAAttgcttgtgtgttttttgcgcTGGTTAATCCTGTCCTCATCAGGTGTGTGGATGTGTCTTTGTCAGGTCATGTAGGGGCTCCGCTGCCCTGCGCCAAGGTGAAGCTGATAGACATCCCTGATATGAACTACTTTGCTAAGAACGGAGATGGAGAGGTGAGATACTCTTAAGGTGCCGTCGTACTATTCACAATAACGAAAAGTAACGCACATCAAGGGCTGTCGTGAGCTGCTGATGCGCTGGAAGTAGACTTGAAAGTAAGTGTTGCTACACATGCATTTCTCTTTATTTTAAAGGATGGTTCGGCTCTCAGGCCTTCttcaaaaatcaaaaatcaaagtCCGACGCTGCACTGATGGTGATTAGATCATCATGTTCCAACATTAGGGTAAGAAAAAAATCTGAGAGGCCTTCAGCTAATCAAAAGTAAACAGTTGCAAAAGCCAATCACATTACTCCTAGTCGGGATCAGCGGTAGTACATTTGACGTGAGCCACACacgctctctgtgtgtcgccGTTCCCAAACTCCCTTCGCTTcggggaaacaacaacaaaacttcgagctagcgagctacacgctgaaaacggcaagttttgaagaaaatttggatcgtgccacaaggcaggcctgcttgtaTCTTTCAGGGaattattgtaaagatttacaaagaatatgtttgttttaaatcgCTCAcgctactgtattgtgtgaacagttaatttaatattgtttgtggcgttttcttttgcagggtgcaaatgttccaccaaaacaagttccttcccgagactatttagcagagccaccgtggctgcgtccagagcttagcgccgccaaagacgattgtgattggttcaaagtaatgcaaacaacccagagtgttttttttcccctcctatcccagaatgcatctgtggtgcagccagaccttactcctcAGCGCTGTGgtgataggtctggcaatgtgagactaagtTGCAACTGAATGGGTTGCTGTTTTTCTGTGCAGTGACAAAATATCCACTTACTCCCTGTCTATGACCGAGCACGCAACTTCCCCTGCAGCAGCGATGACATTTTCACATCAGACAGACTAGGCCTGCCCAattcggggaaaaatatgaatcacgattttttttagcttagaattgatatcacgattctctgccatgATTTTTATAGAGGCTACAATGAAGAGAAAGGAGAGCACTGCAGCGCTTGGGAGCGCTTTGAAACCTATTTTGTACAGTCTATGTTTAAAACTCACAGAAGAAAGTAGTAGCGTTTGTGATGCAGTCGGCTCGTAAAATTAAATGAGAATCAAAgtcattgaaaaaaatataaaaaaataaaagttttattaaaaaaaaatcgacaacaaaaaaattgaagttatttaaaaattaaaaagtgaacAGGGTGAATAGAGATCGCGATTTTTATAACGATTAATCGTGCTGGCCTAAGACAGACTGACCTTGTCCCCGTTAGATCTGCATTAGTGGCCCCAGCGTGTTCAGAGGTTACCTGAGGGACCCAGAAAGGACGGCTGAAGCCTTGGACAGCGACGGCTGGCTGCACAGTGGGGACGTAGGCCAGTGGCTTCCAGTAAGAGGACACACAGCACTCATCCTAAAATCTGATGAATCCCATCTTCTAGTCTCTCAAACGTGTCCGCCTCCGCCTTTTCCCCTCTGCTAGAACGGGACGCTACGCATCATTGACAGGAAGAAGCACATCTTCAAGTTGTCCCAGGGAGAGTACATCGCTCCAGAGAAGATAGAAAATGTCTACACGCGTTGTGTTCCTGTGCTGCAGGTGTTCGTGCACGGAGATAGTTTACAGGTACTATGCGATTCGTATtcagtcagtccctccagaaaaacgcgattatgcgatcgcataattcaacgcataatcagccaaagtccacatatttatgtgggggccgcattttttcaaatacgctgcactttcgccgcataaattgccgatttccgcgcaaaatatgtggggcttgcatgatttcataatccatGCATTTTCgtttcaaaaaagtcacatatatcttaagccctattcgcacgggataagtattacctggtgacctccagtcatttgtaataatcgcggaggttgtctgtgatcttaatcccgtgcgaatcggtcatgtctgtaatttgtaaagtaataattcccccgcaaatgacctaccatatttcgccgaaaacggaggtcctgtgataatattagtcccgtgcgaatcggcatctctgtgatttggggtctaactggctgcgttgtcaattataaatgaaaagttttgacatcatatccgggggataatgtctgtaaatttgagtaaaatacagacttcagttatcccgtgtgaatgcgccagacgaaatacagacgtgtgggggtaatttataaactacaagaggtccccaggtaatacttatcccgtgcgaatagggctttagatAGAtagacgtgaacatcatcgaaaagcagggtgttgggggaatcacttttttttctcttttttcatcaaaatttttgcaagttcccgcaatttcaccgcattttttaagaaaacgtgccgcataatcaaggatttttgtcctcaacaatcacaaaaaaaactcaaacatttttctggaaggactgttcaGTTGACCGAAGTcatttgctgtttgtttttttacaggttAGCGTTTTGATCGTTCTCTTGTTCTTCGTGTCTCCAGTCTTTTCTCATAGGCATAGTTGTACCCGACCCGGAGGTGTTTGTTGTCTGGGCTAAAGAGCGAGGCTTTGTGGGATCCTATGAAGAGCTGTGCCAGAATCCTGTACGTCATCTAAACCCCAATTTCATAACATGACCCTTTTTTACTTTTGGCATTCCAAAACAGTTGAAGCAGTTATTTGTCTTTCAAACAGGATTTAAAGAAAGCAGTATTAGAGGACATGACGGCTGTGGGGAAGGAAGCGGGGCTGAAGTCCTTTGAACAAGTGAGAGAACTCTGCCGACATGAGTCTTGGTTGAATTTATGAGCTActaactagagctgcaaagattactcgattagttgtcaactattttgatatcgattaatcggattgagtctgtttgattgttttttttaatggaaaaaaaaaaagtacactattctctgattccagctcgttaaatgtaaatattgttctagtttcttctctcctgtgtgacagtaaactgaatatctttgagttttgcATTTAGGAAgtcatattgggctttttgggaaacactgatccacatttttcaccgtttttatagaccaaacaactaaccAGTAAACGAGAAATCAATCGACAGATTAAtagactatgaaaataatctttagttGCAGCTTTACTACTAAccttccttttttcttgtgTCTTACCTTTCTCTCCTTTCAGGTGAAGGGCGTCTACTTGCACCCGGAGACGTTCAGCATCGCCAACGGCCTTCTCACCCCGACTCTAAAGAGTAGACGCGTCGACATCCGCAGAGTCTTTCAGGAACAAATATCAAGCATGTACAGCAAGACAGCCATCTGAAGGACCCCACTTAGttactctctctcactcacacacacacacacacacacacaatactgaAAGGTTACTGGTGTCCAATAAGagaggatgggggggggggggaaactgggacaggaaacaggaaacaggaaactggCAGAAGAAAGTTCAAATCACACACATCCAGCAGTGCCTTGCTCATGTATTTTTCTAATCGGTTCTGAAAGATTTCATAAACCAGTGTGAGCATATAACCCTTCACCTGGagttaaacaattaaaactAGGGTTTCAAGAAGCTgatttgtaaaaataataataattgctgAACTGTACATACTGCTTATATTGAGATTTGCTGACAGGACACTGACTAATTCCAGTAAAGTaaaactgaacagaaataaagaTTAGTACCTGAtgactcttgtgtgtgtgtgtgtgtgtgtgtgtgtgtgcaatttaATTCTGCAACAACTCCTGCACTCATCCTTAGAAATCCAAAGTTGATATTTAAACTTAAACTCATCACAACAGtaagattagggctgcaactaacgattattttcattgccgattaatcggttgattattttcttgattaatggattagtttgTTTGGTCTGTaagtcagtgtttcccaaaaagcccaagatgacgtcctcaaatgtcttttgtccacaactcgaagatattcagtttactgtcacaggagagaagaaactagaacatattcacatttaacaaggtGGACTCAGAGAATTTAGATTTAtttctttcataaaaaaaaatgactgaacTGAtgaattaatcgattatcaaaatagttggcgattaagtTGACAACATCTTCAACAATCTTTGCAGCTAGCAGTAGGATTGTAGACATGGTTGCTATTctcacagtttatttatttcatgattgACTGTACATTTAGATGATGGCTAAAACATTGTCATTGAACAGATTGTAGtgttaatacatattttaaaaaaacctAAATGAAACCCCACTGTGTTACAGTATTCACTTAGATGTGTGTTAGAAAAACAAGCTCTACCACTTAAACTCTTCATTAATTAGAAAAAAACCTTCATTAATACACACGTGGAACTCAAACAATACACAAAGACAGTCAATCAACTAAGCATTTGCTTCAATAATTTCAAAATTATGTCAAACGATAGTTAACTTCTTGGTGTgacacctttaaaaaaagacaacaaaaaaacaacacatgagaGCAATCAGTGTGTGTACATCATCGTGTAATCCCATTGACCAGAGTGTGTTCATcatacggggggggggggatacctGATAAAGGTGGAAACAATGACAGTATGATTTGGTCCAAAaatcaagaagaagaaaaagttgGCTTCCAACCCTGGTGTAGAGGGTACAACGAGGTGTCTTCGCTAACAGACCATCTAAACAaccaacaataaaacaaaggaTGGATGGTGtatattaaaacaaaatggtGTGTCATGAATAGTATTTACCACCAGAGGGAGCACCAGCCTTTGTTTTGGACAGCGGTTAGACTCCCAACAGCGACTCGTTCTCTCCGCAGCCCGAGTGGTCGACCTTTCAACACCGCTGCTCGCACGGGCACAATCTCACTTCACTCaagtgaagttttttttttttccttttcatgttaCATCCACAGTCGGGACAACGTAGGCACATTATGCACAGGTGATGTTACCAACATCATCCTGTAAAACCCCAACCAACAGCCCTCACACAACAAACATGGCACAGAGCTAAACTTGGAGATAACCAGCAAAGGCCAAAAACACAAGACATACATTTTCTAGCCAGTAACCTacaatacattacaatacattGTCTGTAGTGTTTGTCATTTCAAACTTAGGTAATAAAAATgcagatgaataaaaaaaaaaaaaacatttccttgCTCATTTCCTTCTTTAGAAACAAATGCTTATAGACATCTCTGAAACCAAGAAGTGTAACCCTGTTAATTGGTTCTGACGAGAACCAGTTTGATTCCTTcccttagaaaaaaaaaaacacacacaaaaaaacacattggcTTATAATGTTGCACTTGGCTGATGGCTTAGTTAATGTGGCATTTCAGCTGCAGCAGTTTGAGTCGCAGAGAGTCTCTGTGGGGAGAAAGAAGCATGGGAGTGTAGTGCAGGGGTGACGAGGCCGCAAGGAAACAATCTGATGATCACGTTAAGGCCATTGCTGTCCATTTGAACTGCGCCAAGGAGCCTGAAAAGAGTGCAATGGATTCAGAGAGGCATTTAAAAGGAGCCCTTTCCCCATTTTTGGGCTTCCCTCCCTCAGTCGTCGGCGACAATGGACAGAGCACGCAACTCGCTGAGCTTGGCCTcggtctccctctccctctgctcgTCAGTCAGCCCTGCCTGGTCGATCTGGTCTGTCAACTCGCTGAAGATCTTGTACATTTCGGTGAAATAGACAACCTGGAGGGGGCAGGAAGAGAAAAGCACAAAGATTTAGTCTGTGATGGCAGAAAAAATGAGTCCCGTCTGTGCTCTAACAGACTCGACAGGGCCAATCCACctctaaaaagaaaaagaaaaaaaaacactcttatGTCCAAACTCTGCTGCACTCGCACAATCTAACCTTGCTTTCACTTACACTAGGCTGAAGCTGTTGCTCCCATACCTCTTCAACCCGGCTAATGAGAAGTGATTCGAGAGGCGAAGAGGGAGCCCACAGATATCAAACAAGTCCGACAAAGCCCCAAAAACCCAGCACTTCAGCCTGTAGTGACCCTGCTTTTCTCTCCCAATCTGAACAAGAGATAGAGAGTGTTCACTGAAAGCTTTCTTGACACTTCCCACCCCTGCTTCTTCCCCTTAGTTCATGAGTCAGGCTCCCTAGAGAGTTGCTTTGATGATTAATAGACTTTAATCACATTACAAGACTCCAGAAGAGTAGGCAGAGAATGAAAGTACTCGGAAAATACAACCCCtttaaacccacacacacacacatctcaataTTTATTCATGCAGCGATGCATACGATACCCAGCTCTTAAGGGGGCATCGCTGGCTTCTCGGAAATTGCATGTGTGTCCTATTGTAGGCTGAAACAGCAAGATCAACCAAGAAACCAGTGGGAGAAATGCTAACTGATTCGCTGAGGGTCAGAACAGAATAAGGGCTAGGTCAAGCTGGAAATAAACAGTCATCTTGTATAGAAATAACATTTGTCTGACTCTGTCAAGAGCAGATTTGACGCTGTcagacaaaaaggaaaaaaaaaatatttctaaacCACCTTGAACAAGCCTTTTTAAGTGCTCGGTATGAAAGACCTTTATTTGTTTATACCAATATTTGCCACCTAAACCACATGAGTGGGCCATAAGTATTGGGTTCCAGCTGTTTGTGGGGGTAAAGcggatattctttttttttccccaagaggGCTTGTTGAAAGGGCCATCGGAAATGTCCATATGACCAGTGATGATAATGTACACCAGATCAGTGTCTGAGTGCCCTCTGGAGCAAAGGCACTCTGCTATTATAATTAGTCTAGTCACCACGAGAAGTAAACGCAGCCTATGACCACCTACGATACAAACAGGACTCTTTGGGTGAAGCAGGGCTTTAAATTACATGACTTCTGTCTGGCCATTTTAACATACCATAAGCCCCAGCTGCTTAAGATTTACACAGATATGTTACACTTTGACCTCTTCGCCTAAAGAGATGAGGAGTAATTTATGTTGCGTTCTATCCAGTTAAGTCCTTAAACACTGTTTCAGGAAAACAATGACAATCAACTGAGGAAaaggacaaagaaagaaagtgttttttcaaatgaacacaTGCAGCAGATTGCGCAaaattgtgaagaaaaaaaaacaaaacatcaagACAATGTCTCAATTCATCAACATCTGTACAGGTGGACAGGTCAGGCCAAGTGTCCCGCTGACAGTTGCTGGACAGGACTGGTGTTCGTTAGGCTGAAGGCTCTCAACAAAGGCAGCCTTTGTGCCTTTTCCCTGCTGCCGCTGGGAGCCGAGCAGCAACAGCGGCTGCGAGAGAAGGGAGTGGAGGATGAGACCGCGCACATGCAGCGAGGCTGGGGACGAGGTCCAGCGGCCCACTGGCCACCCACGTgtggctgtgtgtatgtgtgtagatgCTCATTCATGTGCGTGAGCCACATGAATAAAAGATATTGTAGATCTAAAATAGCATGCATGTGACTAATAAGAGCTCTTGCACCATACAAagccaggtaaaaaaaaaaagtgatttaaccCTAAAAGAGAAAAGACCTGAGCTCAGATTTACGGAGATATTTAATGTCGGTTATAGTTGATTGCTCCGTTTGCTATTTTTAAAAGTTCAAAGAACATCATAGAACCCTATAATTGTCATTAGGATAATCTAGTTTGCTAATTAGGAGTGTGCCAGTGACCGTCCTAAAGAGGAAATGACATGGCCAGGCAGGTCTGGGCTGGGGGAGGGGGACACGGTGGCGCTAACTTAAGACGCCCAGCTGCTTTAAGAGAAGCTCCAGGTTAGAGACTTGCAGGGCTGCAGTGGAGCCAGACAGATGAGGCCTTCCTGGGCTAAACGCAGCAGTGTGGGCCGTCACTGGGGGTTAATCACATTAGGACAGCGTGGAGGGAGACAGACTGCCAGGATTATACACTCCCTTCCATCAGACACTTCATCCACTGTTTAACCAACGCTCAGAAGGGCTGAACAGACGCTGGGGgctgtagagctgcaaagatgaatcgattc
It encodes the following:
- the acsl2 gene encoding long-chain-fatty-acid--CoA ligase 1, whose protein sequence is MHFQDWLQSLRSRAGLKASESQDFWSLLPSCSLSSASLLGLGALASLTAYWLVTRPRPMRPPCDLQAQSVAVNGDPCCRRSALLKDDTLLEFYYDDTRTVFDMFQRGLKIAGSEPCLGFRQPGQPYQWISYTEVAERAQVLGSGLLAKGCQPNPQQFVGIFAQNRPEWIISELACYTFSMAVVPLYDTLGLEAMVHILNLAEISLVICDREEKAAALLENKEKGVTPKLSCLVLFNEFSEAFVERAKNCEIEVLKLEQLMDLGRQNLKDPVPPQPEDLAVVCFTSGTTGKPKGAMITHGNIASNTSSVIKILEGSFEIRQQDVSISYLPLAHMFERMIQVSMFCHGARVGFYQGDISLLMDDIKTLKPTFFPVVPRLLNRIYDKILGSVTSPMRRALLHYAVRRKQAELSSGVVRNNSLWDKLVFNRIQASLGGNLRFALTASAPISPTVLSFLRATLGCLIFEGYGQTECTAGCTFSMPGDWSAGHVGAPLPCAKVKLIDIPDMNYFAKNGDGEICISGPSVFRGYLRDPERTAEALDSDGWLHSGDVGQWLPNGTLRIIDRKKHIFKLSQGEYIAPEKIENVYTRCVPVLQVFVHGDSLQSFLIGIVVPDPEVFVVWAKERGFVGSYEELCQNPDLKKAVLEDMTAVGKEAGLKSFEQVKGVYLHPETFSIANGLLTPTLKSRRVDIRRVFQEQISSMYSKTAI